One window of the Oncorhynchus clarkii lewisi isolate Uvic-CL-2024 unplaced genomic scaffold, UVic_Ocla_1.0 unplaced_contig_533_pilon_pilon, whole genome shotgun sequence genome contains the following:
- the LOC139401246 gene encoding dnaJ homolog subfamily A member 3, mitochondrial-like isoform X2 produces the protein MMASSAARCSTRWITVAVSSGHRRACCALAPSSNGGSRSLSTFGAQKFWPGSNAMRGGTGNALTLRGLSVPGVKSPHVICTLSFHTSAPASNKQDFYTVLEVPRTATQKEIKKAYYQMAKKYHPDTNKEDPKAKEKFAQLAEAYEVLSDEVKRKQYDTYGGAGFDASQAGGGGHQQYWSGQANSVDPEELFRKIFGEFSGSRGFGDFNAVFDQPQEFIMELTFTQAAKGVNKEMAFNTEASCQRCDGKGSEPGTKVVHCHYCNGSGMETVNTGPFVMRSTCRRCNGKGTVISTPCNSCHGTGQTRQKKTVRVPVPAGETHPHTDSHSYTYPV, from the exons ATGATGGCGTCCTCAGCGGCTCGCTGCTCCACACGTTGGATAACAGTTGCTGTGTCCTCTGGTCACCGTCGTGCTTGTTGTGCTCTGGCCCCTTCTTCCAATGGAGGCTCAAGAAGTCTGTCGACTTTTGGAGCACAGAAATTCTGGCCGGGAAGCAATGCAATGCGTGGGGGCACGGGGAATGCGTTGACATTGAGAGGGCTGTCAG TTCCAGGTGTTAAATCTCCCCATGTCATCTGCACACTGTCCTTCCACACAAGTGCCCCAGCCTCCAACAAACAGGACTTCTACACGGTGTTGGAGGTACCacgcactgccacccagaaagaGATCAAGAAAGCGTATTATCAG ATGGCTAAGAAGTATCACCCTGACACCAACAAGGAAGACCCTAAGGCCAAGGAGAAATTTGCTCAGCTGGCTGAAGCTTATGAG GTGCTGAGTGACGAGGTGAAGAGGAAGCAGTATGACACGTACGGGGGGGCAGGGTTCGACGCCAGCCAGGCGGGCGGTGGTGGACACCAGCAGTACTGGAGCGGACAGGCCAACAGCGTGGACCCAGAGGAACTGTTCCGCAAGATCTTTGGGGAGTTCTCTGGAAGCCGTGGCTTCGGGGACTTCAATGCCGTATTTGATCAGCCCCAGGAG tTTATCATGGAGCTGACGTTCACCCAAGCTGCCAAGGGGGTCAACAAAGAGATGGCGTTCAACACTGAGGCCAGCTGCCAGCGATGTGATGGCAAAGGGAGCGAGCCTGGCACCAAGGTTGTGCACTGCCACTACTGCAACGGCTCTGGCATG GAGACGGTGAACACGGGCCCCTTTGTGATGCGGTCGACATGCCGTCGGTGTAATGGGAAAGGCACTGTGATCTCCACCCCATGTAACTCCTGTCACGGGACCGGACAGACCAGACAGAAAAAGACAGTAAGGGTCCCTGTCCCAGCAGgtgagacacacccacacactgactctcaCTCCTATACCTACCCAGTCTAA
- the LOC139401246 gene encoding dnaJ homolog subfamily A member 3, mitochondrial-like isoform X1: MMASSAARCSTRWITVAVSSGHRRACCALAPSSNGGSRSLSTFGAQKFWPGSNAMRGGTGNALTLRGLSGVKSPHVICTLSFHTSAPASNKQDFYTVLEVPRTATQKEIKKAYYQMAKKYHPDTNKEDPKAKEKFAQLAEAYEVLSDEVKRKQYDTYGGAGFDASQAGGGGHQQYWSGQANSVDPEELFRKIFGEFSGSRGFGDFNAVFDQPQEFIMELTFTQAAKGVNKEMAFNTEASCQRCDGKGSEPGTKVVHCHYCNGSGMETVNTGPFVMRSTCRRCNGKGTVISTPCNSCHGTGQTRQKKTVRVPVPAGETHPHTDSHSYTYPV, from the exons ATGATGGCGTCCTCAGCGGCTCGCTGCTCCACACGTTGGATAACAGTTGCTGTGTCCTCTGGTCACCGTCGTGCTTGTTGTGCTCTGGCCCCTTCTTCCAATGGAGGCTCAAGAAGTCTGTCGACTTTTGGAGCACAGAAATTCTGGCCGGGAAGCAATGCAATGCGTGGGGGCACGGGGAATGCGTTGACATTGAGAGGGCTGTCAG GTGTTAAATCTCCCCATGTCATCTGCACACTGTCCTTCCACACAAGTGCCCCAGCCTCCAACAAACAGGACTTCTACACGGTGTTGGAGGTACCacgcactgccacccagaaagaGATCAAGAAAGCGTATTATCAG ATGGCTAAGAAGTATCACCCTGACACCAACAAGGAAGACCCTAAGGCCAAGGAGAAATTTGCTCAGCTGGCTGAAGCTTATGAG GTGCTGAGTGACGAGGTGAAGAGGAAGCAGTATGACACGTACGGGGGGGCAGGGTTCGACGCCAGCCAGGCGGGCGGTGGTGGACACCAGCAGTACTGGAGCGGACAGGCCAACAGCGTGGACCCAGAGGAACTGTTCCGCAAGATCTTTGGGGAGTTCTCTGGAAGCCGTGGCTTCGGGGACTTCAATGCCGTATTTGATCAGCCCCAGGAG tTTATCATGGAGCTGACGTTCACCCAAGCTGCCAAGGGGGTCAACAAAGAGATGGCGTTCAACACTGAGGCCAGCTGCCAGCGATGTGATGGCAAAGGGAGCGAGCCTGGCACCAAGGTTGTGCACTGCCACTACTGCAACGGCTCTGGCATG GAGACGGTGAACACGGGCCCCTTTGTGATGCGGTCGACATGCCGTCGGTGTAATGGGAAAGGCACTGTGATCTCCACCCCATGTAACTCCTGTCACGGGACCGGACAGACCAGACAGAAAAAGACAGTAAGGGTCCCTGTCCCAGCAGgtgagacacacccacacactgactctcaCTCCTATACCTACCCAGTCTAA